In Rhodamnia argentea isolate NSW1041297 chromosome 4, ASM2092103v1, whole genome shotgun sequence, the following proteins share a genomic window:
- the LOC115740691 gene encoding protein ALP1-like: MEISSSPFLTQEDYSHIFSFFQQQDMDAFNLLSNPSKRRRFDDPDDHDSQAPAPAAAPLDLFASLFSFDGDDTPSEDEDQKWVRVEEHPRQIPVPGPNSQRIGFEADEAKNKSGSNKRARRPAANGNNSGSPGPVEPVSGSTRRLWVKDRKKEWWDNLNRPDVPDEEFRAAFRMSRATFDMICDELDAAVTKKNTTLREAVPVRQRVAVCIWRLATGEPLRLVSNRFGLGISTCHKLVLEVCAAIKDVLMPKFLQWPDEPQLGRIKRRFESLSGIPNVAGSMYTTHMPIIAPKSQVAEYYNKRHTERNQRTSYSITVQGVVDDRGAFTDICIGWPGSLQDDQVLEKSALYQRASRGLLRDLWIVGNSGHPLTDWVLAPYTQKNQTWAQHEFNERVGEVQGVAREAFARLKGRWACLQKRTEVKLQDLPVVLGACCILHNICQMREEAVTEAERFELYDDEMVAEKAVRSAAAQQARDHIAHNLLHHGPARP, from the coding sequence ATGGAAATCTCTTCCTCCCCGTTCCTCACCCAGGAAGACTACTCTCACATCTTCAGCTTCTTCCAGCAGCAAGACATGGATGCCTTCAACCTCCTCTCCAACCCCTCCAAGCGCCGCCGCTTCGACGACCCCGACGACCACGACTCTCAGgcccccgcccccgccgccgcccccctCGACCTCTTCGCCTCCCTCTTCTCTTTCGACGGCGACGACACCCCCTCCGAAGACGAAGACCAGAAATGGGTCCGCGTCGAGGAGCACCCGCGGCAGATACCGGTTCCCGGTCCGAACAGCCAGCGGATCGGTTTCGAAGCGGACGAGGCCAAGAACAAGAGCGGCAGCAACAAGCGGGCTCGGCGCCCGGCGGCCAATGGCAATAACAGTGGCTCCCCGGGTCCGGTCGAGCCGGTGTCCGGATCGACCCGGAGGCTGTGGGTTAAGGACCGCAAAAAGGAATGGTGGGACAACCTGAACCGCCCCGACGTCCCGGATGAGGAGTTCCGGGCCGCCTTCCGGATGAGCCGGGCCACCTTCGACATGATCTGCGACGAGCTCGACGCTGCCGTCACCAAGAAGAACACGACGCTCCGGGAGGCCGTCCCCGTCCGGCAGCGCGTGGCCGTCTGCATCTGGCGGCTTGCGACGGGCGAGCCGCTCCGTCTCGTGTCCAATCGGTTCGGGCTCGGCATCTCCACCTGCCACAAGCTCGTCCTCGAGGTCTGCGCGGCCATCAAGGACGTCCTCATGCCCAAGTTCCTCCAGTGGCCCGACGAGCCCCAATTGGGCCGCATCAAGCGCCGATTCGAGTCGCTCTCGGGCATCCCGAATGTGGCCGGGTCAATGTACACGACCCACATGCCGATCATTGCCCCGAAGAGCCAGGTCGCCGAGTACTACAACAAGCGGCACACGGAGCGTAACCAGAGGACGTCGTACTCGATCACCGTGCAGGGCGTGGTCGACGATCGCGGCGCCTTCACCGACATCTGCATCGGGTGGCCGGGGTCGTTGCAGGACGACCAGGTCCTCGAGAAGTCGGCCCTGTACCAGAGGGCGAGCCGAGGGCTCCTGCGCGACCTCTGGATCGTGGGCAATTCGGGTCACCCGTTGACGGACTGGGTCCTCGCGCCTTACACACAGAAGAACCAAACGTGGGCTCAACACGAGTTCAACGAGCGGGTCGGGGAGGTCCAGGGGGTGGCGAGGGAGGCCTTCGCGAGGCTGAAGGGGAGGTGGGCGTGCTTGCAGAAGAGGACGGAGGTGAAGCTACAGGACCTGCCGGTGGTGCTGGGCGCCTGCTGCATACTTCACAACATATGCCAGATGAGGGAGGAGGCGGTGACGGAGGCGGAGCGGTTCGAGCTGTATGACGACGAGATGGTGGCCGAGAAGGCGGTGAGGTCGGCAGCGGCTCAGCAGGCCAGGGACCACATCGCCCACAATCTGTTGCACCACGGCCCGGCCCGGCCATGA